From a single Drosophila sulfurigaster albostrigata strain 15112-1811.04 chromosome 3, ASM2355843v2, whole genome shotgun sequence genomic region:
- the LOC133845664 gene encoding mucin-19 isoform X8 produces MDLSLERDSSALGSLFQQIINDMKNTSPLWEDFVAKASKLHTCLRAAIQAIAAYLDAFQKIADAATNSRGASKEIGTALTRVCLRHKAVETRLKTFTSAIMDCLVQPLQDKIEDWKRTVATIDKDHAKEYKRCRSELKKRSSDTLRLQKKARKGQTDNSLQSLMDSHMQDVTLRRAELEEVEKKSLRAAMVEERLRYCSFVHMLQPVVHEECEVMSELGHLQEAMESIALVTKEPSVLPQASEELIHDAKASINLYPESPGGGSGSQGGGCSNSLGSRKSSVCSISSMNSSGSSNSPGHHHYQRSLSQFVTPAIRLKPGESSDSGFCSSPALTTQVSNATNQTHAVSTWPPHSQDAVDALPPTADRPHTISTTYEKGHQRPPLTVYTFQNPETIHESNSSGSLIPATVPTGNGSASGQNTPATQKSPAASLSRPPLPVKPAHVRCSSLERPLSAQSNHRQNSGQNLLQRQCPSPIPAHITKELSAAHHAQQQQQQQQQQQQSQPQQPQTPPTYANLSELAAIKLTNQQQSQQQQQPQTQTQQQHQQQHQPLLQQQSSIDSICSQHSNDSSTSSLQQQLLQHQQSQQAHISNSSSSLNHQQQQQQQQQQSVHGSGLGTRSHSISSSVSTSTASSLHSHPSIDSAVAASLVGCVAGGGGHTNNTNTNTNTSTTTPSSGCSTPQNHYSPLLTNSPTSTAAGTPSGGSIASGLGLGFVYQVSSPTPPASANSTTDVLKITEPGQPTTAEASETTESDERSRASVLQKASMFEKQAAAAAAAPIPTTIAAAVAGGGGGVTTGAVGGVIGGVARRSEELRAVEQQEMDSFQREIDEGKGKQQQQQQHSSNINSNNISGNNSNSGSNNNNSSNSGASSNTSNDNNNCNTDLLLPSSNIDCCAISNQTNSSGCGTDISDTTSEELAGEEGSLAAARRHQQLGASDSELSRCYVSETSSLTGGILAGGYENPTFAHFAANRDDPYNGSGNGSDSRSLYASAADSISLAASDSVCMSQQPRHAYVDNCSDGGSAVVVIYDHTIPNTPDIEFVKQNSEIVLLRTKDPQQLQLHEMRELQQLPDNLAGSPESPDAASGGGVGGGGRLQPATATVAPAKQRLSSFRASSEQQLQLLGRASPQHRGTDKLRVSEEQRQQPQQPQPQQQQQQQQQLLSDSSSNVAGAVRRKLPPKPISLSIFNGPALDVASSNSSKPVIPRKFDFKADLDAKIRQQKQKVQQQLQQQQQQQQQQQLNSPQQDQQQQQSPQQHSPQSPQNANTATTTTATSTANCNVTNKPAVIASAIASASINQNHRMPNQTSLSSSATSNHAPYKTPTTTATFSSPTSNASASPSSLSASSPGAKLSLPSLSSSSSALSATALPPPHVPAKPTSTPTPTTTTTTPQLPPPTTNSYACSNLNANANANPQAKPCITPRPASLSGGAGGGGGGAAMGSSTRIARRSSINQAKPPPPVRRSSSVTPSPNNVGQPQHQQHSSSNHNSHAYQQQSLSLSNSSEHLPPPPAFMLEATTAYSTSPTPPAAMPSSALKVSETVRALAAMRHQPASPVALRRMHQQQQQQQQLQQQQQQSLLQPMHKPSPNDDAEYEAYYNSYMELHAYAQALPPQQQQQQHQQQQQQQQRFAQQHHTSHQTHHHNHHEQLPPTPPPYHGPPQVDAASFRTSSPSGSIYAQPKLVNNMSSFRTSSPSPNGHAHPLPPTQPKANPNLIAQLNARLNSKQQQQQHQQQQQQHVAEGIYGNAGGVGVGGGESIYMRGGNGLSMSQQQQQQQHYDAAAQATANMRQHQQQHQLQQQQQQHYTCPPPLEDPPPPPIYSATMPKKMARPSVGHSNSNNMGNHLVNAYAAASNSATLPKNILQQQRLQQQQQQQHQQQLQQQQLQQQQYQQPTGINVGNGHANQRPPMPLPQQQQHAQQQQQQQQRQPPIPSRHSSVQQKIFVSTNPFIQTTAVKFHSPSSVHSTPAASPTCGSPASSATMASIYGTTARGGAAHHQQQQQQQYHHQQQQHQQQQQQQQQHYYRDVAGGNSNGGVYYASHNNVHAHGHSNAHAHANANANVNANANAHTPHMPHVQAHHSNYATSTNIEKTGSIRAKTKAEFLENLNAKLAKQGMSGRAFAVRNLINSKALPDPRICHESLMDQIKRGATLKRNQKINDRSAPKIH; encoded by the exons CGCTGCCATTCAGGCAATTGCCGCCTATTTGGATGCCTTCCAAAAGATTGCCGATGCGGCCACCAATTCCAGAG GTGCATCCAAGGAGATTGGCACCGCCCTGACCCGTGTTTGTCTGCGCCACAAGGCGGTCGAGACCCGTTTGAAGACCTTCACCAGCGCAATTATGGATTGCCTGGTGCAGCCGCTGCAGGACAAGATCGAGGACTGGAAGCGCACAGTGGCCACCATCGATAAGGATCATGCCAAAGAGTATAAACGCTGTCGCAGTGAACTAAAGAAGCGCTCCAGCGACACGCTGCGTCTGCAGAAGAAGGCACGCAAGGGACAGACGGACAACAGCCTGCAGTCATTGATGGATTCGCACATGCAAGATGTGACTTTGCGACGCGCCGAACTCGAGGAGGTCGAGAAGAAGTCACTACGTGCGGCGATGGTCGAGGAACGATTGCGTTACTGCAGCTTTGTGCACATGCTGCAGCCCGTGGTGCATGAGGAATGCGAGGTGATGTCCGAACTCGGTCATCTGCAG GAGGCTATGGAATCCATTGCTTTGGTCACCAAGGAGCCCAGCGTTTTGCCACAGGCTTCGGAGGAACTGATTCACGATGCCAAGGCTAGCATTAATCTATATCCCGAATCGCCTGGCGGTGGCTCTGGCTCCCAAGGTGGCGGCTGTTCCAATTCCTTGGGCTCACGCAAGAGTTCCGTCTGCTCCATTAGCAGCATGAACAGCAGCGGCTCCAGCAACTCGCCGGGACATCATCACTATCAACGCTCGCTATCGCAG tttGTAACGCCCGCAATTCGCTTGAAACCTGGTGAATCCAGTGATAGTGGCTTTTGCTCATCGCCAGCGCTAACAACACag GTTTCGAATGCCACCAACCAGACGCACGCTGTATCCACTTGGCCGCCACATTCCCAGGATGCTGTGGACGCGCTGCCACCGACTGCTGATCGTCCGCATACGATTTCAACCACCTATGAGAAGGGTCATCAGCGTCCGCCATTGACTGTATACACGTTCCAGAATCCCGAGACCATACACGAGtccaacagcagcggcagcctcATACCCGCAACGGTGCCGACTGGCAACGGTTCCGCCTCGGGTCAGAATACGCCGGCAACACAGAAATCGCCGGCAGCATCGCTCAGTCGTCCTCCATTGCCAGTG AAGCCGGCACATGTG CGCTGCTCGTCGCTGGAGCGTCCGTTGTCGGCGCAGAGCAATCATCGCCAGAACAGTGGCCAGAATCTGCTGCAGCGTCAGTGCCCCTCACCGATTCCGGCTCATATCACGAAAG AGCTGTCAGCAGCACAtcatgcacaacaacaacagcagcaacagcaacaacagcagcaatcacagccacagcaaccacaaacCCCGCCAACCTATGCTAACCTATCTGAGCTGGCGGCAATCAAACTAACCAATCAGCAAcagtcacagcagcaacagcaaccacagacacagacacaacagcagcatcagcaacaacatcaaccattgttgcagcaacaaagcaGCATTGATTCGATTTGTTCGCAGCATTCGAATGACTCTTCGACAAGTTcgttgcagcaacagttgctgcagcatcagcaatcGCAGCAAGCgcacatcagcaacagcagcagcagcctcaatcatcagcagcaacagcaacaacagcagcagcaatcagtACATGGCAGTGGCCTTGGCACACGCTCCCATTCCATATCGTCGTCGGTGTCCACAAGCACAGCCTCATCGTTGCACTCGCATCCATCCATTGACTCGGCTGTGGCCGCCTCGCTTGTGGGCTGTGTTGCTGGTGGTGGCGGGCATACAAACAACACCAataccaacaccaacacaagCACCACAACGCCCTCGAGCGGCTGCTCAACGCCACAGAATCACTATTCACCACTGTTAACCAACTCACCCACGTCCACTGCTGCAGGTACTCCAAGCGGCGGCAGCATTGCCAGCGGTCTCGGTCTCGGCTTCGTCTATCAGGTCAGCTCACCCACGCCCCCCGCCTCCGCCAACTCCACCACCGATGTGCTAAAGATCACCGAGCCAGGACAACCGACGACAGCCGAAGCCAGCGAAACCACCGAGAGCGATGAGCGTTCTCGTGCCTCGGTGCTGCAGAAGGCATCCATGTTTGAGAAGCAggcagcagccgctgcagcagctccaATCCCCACAACTATAGCTGCAGCTGTAGCTGGCGGTGGAGGAGGAGTCACAACCGGAGCAGTTGGCGGAGTCATTGGTGGCGTTGCTCGACGCTCGGAGGAACTGCGCGCTGTGGAGCAACAGGAAATGG ACTCTTTTCAACGTGAGATCGATGAGGGCAAgggcaagcagcagcagcaacaacagcacagcagcaacatcaacagcaacaacatcagtggcaacaatagcaacagcggcagcaacaacaataacagcagcaacagcggtgccagcagcaacaccagcaacgacaacaacaactgcaacactGATCTCCTGCTacccagcagcaacatcgactGCTGTGCCATCAGCAACCAGACGAACTCCAGTGGCTGTGGCACCGATATCTCCGACACCACGTCGGAGGAACTGGCCGGCGAGGAAGGCAGTCTGGCAGCAGCCAGGCGACATCAGCAACTGGGTGCCAGCGACTCGGAGCTGAGTCGTTGCTATGTGAGCGAGACGAGTTCGCTGACCGGCGGCATATTGGCTGGTGGCTATGAGAATCCCACGTTCGCGCACTTTGCCGCCAATCGTGATGATCCCTACAATGGCAGCGGCAATGGCAGCGACAGTCGATCGCTGTACGCCTCGGCGGCCGATAGCATTTCGTTGGCTGCATCCGACAGCGTGTGCATGAGCCAGCAGCCGCGACATGCGTATGTGGACAATTGCAGTGATGGCGGCAGTGCTGTCGTTGTGATCTATGACCATACTATACCCAATACGCCGGACATTGAGTTTGTCAAGCAGAACTCGGAGATTGTGCTGTTGCGCACCAAAGATCCgcagcaattgcagttgcacgAAATGCGCGagctgcaacagttgcccGACAATTTGGCTGGCTCACCCGAGTCGCCTGATGCCGCTTCTGGCGGGGGAGTTGGAGGCGGTGGCCGTTTACAGCCGGCCACAGCAACTGTGGCGCCGGCCAAGCAACGCCTCTCATCGTTTCGGGCATCCAGCgagcaacagctgcagttgctgggACGCGCTAGTCCACAACACAGAGGTACGGATAAGCTTAGAGTTAGTGaagagcaacggcaacagccacagcaaccgcagccacaacaacagcagcagcaacagcaacagttgctgagTGATAGCAGCAGTAATGTTGCTGGTGCCGTGCGGCGCAAGCTGCCGCCAAAGCCCATCAGCCTGAGCATATTTAATGGGCCAGCGCTAGATgtggccagcagcaacagcagtaagCCAGTGATACCTAGAAAGTTTGACTTTAAGGCCGATTTAGATGCCAAGATACGCCAGCAGAAACAGaaagtgcagcagcaattgcagcagcagcagcagcagcaacaacaacagcagctcaaCAGTCCGCAACaagatcagcagcagcaacaatcaccACAACAACACTCACCACAGTCGCCCCAAAACgccaacacagcaacaacaacaacagcaacatcaacagcaaactGTAATGTCACTAATAAACCTGCCGTTATTGCAAGCGCAATTGCATCCGCATCCATAAACCAAAATCATAGAATGCCAAATCaaacatcattatcatcatcagcaacatcaaatCATGCGCCATACAAAAcgcccacaacaacagcaacattctCATCACCAACATCAAATGCATCtgcatcaccatcatcattatcagcaAGTTCTCCTGGGGCCAAATTGTCATTgccatcattatcatcatcatcatctgcatTATCAGCAACTGCGCTGCCTCCGCCCCATGTGCCCGCTAAGCCAACGTCCACGCccacgccaacaacaacaacaactacaccaCAACTTCCACCACCCACAACCAATTCATATGCGTGCTCCAATctcaatgccaatgccaatgccaatccCCAAGCCAAACCGTGCATAACGCCAAGGCCGGCATCGCTGTCGG GAGGAGcaggaggcggaggaggaggagcagcaaTGGGCAGCTCAACACGCATCGCACGTCGTTCATCCATTAATCAGGCCAAACCGCCGCCACCGGTGAGACGCAGTTCATCGGTGACTCCAAGCCCCAACAATGTCGGG cagccgcagcatcagcagcacagcagcagcaaccacaactcTCACGCATATCAGCAACAGTCGCTATCGCTGAGCAACTCTAGCGAGCatttgccgccgccgccggcTTTTATGCtggaggcaacaacagcatatTCCACATCGCCCACGCCGCCAGCAGCGATGCCCAGCTCAGCGCTCAAGGTGTCGGAGACAGTGCGTGCTCTGGCCGCCATGCGGCATCAGCCTGCCTCGCCTGTTGCTCTGCGTCGCatgcatcagcagcagcagcaacaacaacaattgcaacaacagcagcaacagtcttTATTGCAG CCCATGCACAAGCCCTCCCCCAACGACGATGCTGAATATGAAGCTTATTATAATTCCTATATGGAGCTGCATGCATATGCTCAAGCCCTGCCacctcaacagcagcagcagcaacatcagcaacaacagcaacaacaacaacgcttTGCTCAGCAACATCATACGTCACATCAAAcacatcatcataatcatcatgaGCAGCTGCCGCCAACACCGCCTCCATACCATGGGCCACCACAGGTAGATGCCGCC TCGTTCCGCACTTCATCGCCTAGTGGCAGCATCTATGCGCAACCCAAACTGGTGAACAACATGTCCAGCTTTCGCACCAGCAGCCCCAGCCCCAATGGCCATGCCCATCCACTGCCACCGACACAGCCCAAGGCGAATCCGAATCTAATTGCACAGCTCAATGCACGGCtcaacagcaagcagcaacagcaacagcaccaacaacaacaacagcaacatgttgccgaGGGCATTTATGGCAACGCTGGTGGAGTAGGAGTAGGAGGAGGTGAATCCATTTACATGCGTGGCGGCAATGGTTTGTCCatgtcacagcagcagcaacagcagcaacactacGACG CAGCTgcgcaagcaacagcaaacatgcgacaacaccaacagcagcaccagctgcaacagcaacaacagcaacattatACATGTCCACCACCGCTTGAAGAtccgccaccgccgcccaTTTATTCAGCAACCATGCCCAAGAAAATGGCACGCCCCAGTGTTggtcacagcaacagcaacaacatgggCAACCATTTGGTCAACGCATATGCTGCTGCCTCCAACAGTGCCACGTTGCCCAAAAACatattgcagcagcaacgcttgcagcaacaacaacagcagcagcaccagcagcaattgcaacagcagcaactacaacagcagcaatatcaACAGCCAACAGGCATCAACGTTGGCAATGGGCATGCTAATCAGCGACCTCCGATGCcgctgccacagcagcagcaacatgcccagcagcagcagcagcaacaacagcgacagccacCCATACCATCGCGTCATTCCAGTGTGCAGCAAAAGATATTCGTATCAACGAATCCATTCATTCAAACCACAGCCGTCAAGTTTCATTCGCCATCGTCGGTGCACTCGACGCCAGCTGCCTCGCCCACCTGTGGCTCGCCCGCATCATCGGCAACCATGGCCAGCATTTATGGCACCACGGCTCGTGGCGGTGCTGCacaccatcagcagcaacagcagcagcaataccatcatcagcaacagcaacatcaacagcagcagcagcagcagcaacaacattattaTCGCGATGTTGCtggcggcaacagcaatggcgGCGTTTATTATGCCAGCCACAATAACGTCCATGCCCACGGACACTCGAACGCCCACGCACACGCCAATGCCAACGCAAATGTGAacgcgaatgcgaatgcgcaTACGCCCCATATGCCCCATGTCCAGGCACATCATTCAA ACTATGCCACAAGCACCAATATCGAAAAGACTGGCAGCATACGTGCCAAGACCAAGGCTGAATTTCTCGAGAATCTCAATGCGAAGTTGGCCAAGCAGGGCATGTCTGGACGTGCATTTGCAGTGCGAAATCTGATCAATAGCAAGGCCCTG CCGGATCCACGTATATGTCATGAGTCGTTGATGGATCAGATAAAACGAGGCGCGACCCTGAAGAGGAATCAGAAGATCAACGATCGCAGTGCGCCcaaaatacattaa